GCCCCGTGCCGTCTGTAGCACGTCCCGCCGACCTCGGTTTCCCGCCGGACCGAACCACGCTTCGCCTCACCCGTGCCCGATTCACCACGTTTTACGAAAATAATCCGATATGGGCGAGGATACGGGCATCAGGGGCGCTAGTCACGGCTCACAGGTCCCTCACGAGTGCGGTGACCCGGCGGGGCCCCTCCGCCACACGACCACCACAGGGGCCTCCGTTCACCCCTGCACAGCGAACTGGCTCCCGGTCTTCTCCCCGTCCTGCGTGACCGCGGCGGCCACACAGCGGAAGACGCGCAGCCCCTTGTCCCATTCCGACGCTGTCGGCGGGAGGATGTCGACGTTCCACTCGTCTGCGACCTCACGGCCGCCAGGGACCATGGACTCGGCCATGACCTGCTGCGAGCACAGCGCCTTCACGTCAGGATGCTTGATCAGATCCCGCGCGTTGTTCGTCATGCCGTCCTCCGGCAGCGGGGCGATCGCGAAGGTCTCCCACACATGCCTGGTCCGGCAGTCCGCGCGACTGACAGTGATGATGCCCGAGATATCCGTGATGCCGCTCCAGCACTCCGGGGTCGCGACACACCGACCGCCCACACCGTCGACGCCCGTCGCAGGGCAGTTCTCCGTCGTGGTCGCCACCCCTCCGAAGCCGGACGCGGCCTTGTTCTCGCCTGTGGCACCGGAGGAGGGGGAGGCTGTCGAGCGGGAGTCCCCGCCTCCGTGGTCCTGGCCGTTCTGATACGTCACCACGGTGACCGACACGCTCACCGAGACGGCCACGGCCGCCAGTACGGCGATCAGCCGGGGGCGCCTCGATCCCTTCCGCCCACCGTCGCCGTCGCCGCCCGGCCCGACGGCCGCGGTCGTACGGCCCGCGTCCCGGACGGGCGGCGGGGCGCCCCCGTACGGCAGAGCCGCATCCCGCGGCTGCGTGTACGGAGAGGGCGACGCATCCCGGTACGACGGAACGGTGGTCATGCCGAGTACCGGTCCGAAGCCGCCGGCACCCGCCTCGACGGTGTCCGGATCGTCGAGATCGACGGCGGCGAGAGCGTCCCGGAACGCGCCCGCGTCGGACAAACGCTGGGCCGGGTCCGAGGCCACGGCGTGCCGAAGAACCGAGTTGAGGGCCGCCGGCACTCCGGGCAGGGCGGGGTACGGCCAGGTGTGGCGCACGATCAGTTCGGCGAGGCTGAGCTGGGTCCCGTCGTCCGGGTAGTGCGGCGGACAGCCCCGCAGCAGGGCGTAGACGGTGGCGGCCAGTGAGTACACATCGCCGGCCGGGGTGGGTTCCGCCAGGTGGAAGGCCTCGGGCGGCGCGTACGCGGGGGTCAGCGCCTCCCGCGTCACGGACAGTTCATGTCCCGGCCGGGGCATGGCCGCCAGCCCGAAGTCGGTGAGGGCCACACCGCCGTACCGGTTGACCATGACGTTTCCGGGCTTGATGTCGCGGTGCAGCACCCCGGCCGCGTGAGCGGCCGCCACCGCGTCCGCGAGGCCCACCCCGATGTCGCGCGCCTCCTTGAGCGGCAGTGGCCCCTGCCGGTGCAGCCGGTCGCCGAGCGAGCCGCCGGGGCACAACTCCAGCACCATGTAGGGGCGGTTGTCTGCAAGGACCCCGGCGTCATACACCGGCACCACATGCGGGTGCCCGGACAACTGCCCGGCCGCAGTGACCTCACGCAGAAAACGCTGCCGGTCGCGCGGTGTGGACAGCACCCTGCTGTCCACCTTCAGCGCGACCTCCCTGCCCACGGCCAACTGCCTGGCCCGGTACACCGTGGCGAACCCACCCTGACCCAGGACCTCCTGGATCTCGTACCCGGGCAGTTCCATTCGTTCGAGCCCCACGTGCCGTACCCCCAGCGCACCGTCCCGGGCAGAACATCCGACCGAGGATGAGGCGAGACTCTAGCCCAGCAGCGGCCGCCGCCCTCGGCGCCGGGTGCGAATCGAACTTCCCGTATTCACCCCAGGAAGCTCAACCGCACCTGCCGGTCGGCATTGTCCTTGTTGGCGTCCACCAAACTCCGTAAGGACAACCCCAGGCTAACCAAAGTGCGAAGGCTCACCCATCGTCGGTTCCGTGGTCATCCCGTCTCGCGACAACCGCGGCGCTTGCAGCGCCAGTGAGGTGCGCAGCAAGTCGACCGCAGTTGATCCGTCGCGCTGACAGCCAGACATCCTTTCCGGACACCGATCAGGAGTCGTGGCGCTTGGCTACCATAACCGTCGTCCCCACGAGCGCCCCACCCACCGGCGTCTCGGCCCACTGGGCAAGCAGCAGCGGCTTCTCGTCCACAGACTTCAGCAAGTGCGCAATGCCGTCGGCGTCCGGTGCAGCGGGAAGAGCACAACTGATCACGGTGTTGCCCGTCGCGCTGCTGTGTTCTCCGTATTCTTCGTCGGGATCGTCCGGCTCCCAACGCCCGATCTCGATCTCCCAGGAGCCGTTGTCATTGTCGGGTTCCGGCGCTTGGACCGTCATGTAGAAACCGTCAGAGTCGTACGGCTCCGCAAAGATCTCGCGGCTGGGGTCATCCAGTGTGGCCCACATACCGGTGCACCGGGAGTGTGCTGTGACCAGCACCCGGAGGTCGGCGACAGCCTTCTCCCGCTCCTCCGTGGTGAACCCTGCCTCACGGCGATCGAGCTGTTCGCGCGTCTCGTCGCTCAGCGTGTCCATTCCGTCGTCATACTTCACGAAGGGATGGCCGAACTCCCAGTGGCGCTCGTTCTCCGTCTCAGGTCCCGAGGAAGTTCCCGAGAAATCGTCGATGGCGGCACGCAACTCGCTTTGTACTACCTCTAGTTCGGAGTGGACCGCCCGGCTGACCGTGTCGGGCACAGTCCCCAAGGCATTTTCCAGATCGGCCAGCGCCTGGTGAAGCCGCAGACAGACGTACTCGTACCACAGACTGTGGGCGCCGCTGAGAAGATCGGCACGGGCAGCAGCGTCCGTCAACGCCGCAAGGTGCTTGCGCGGGTAGTAGTCCACACGCCGTTCCCGGCGGTCGTGAACGCTGACCGGGACGGTGGCGAAGGCGGAGATCCGATTGAGAGCGTCGACGATCGGAGCCGCAAGGCGAGAGTCGCCAAGGCTCGTCACAGTCTTGGATGCGACACCGTCCGGACCCTGGTAGGTCGCCAGGATCTGAGTCTTCCCACGGTTGGCGTGCTGAGAGTAGATGGTCAAGGGAACACCTTTCGCCCGTCCGGCAGACGACAGCCGGACAGGATGGGTGCGTAGGGATGGAAGTAGGTGGTGGCGAGGGCGCTTTCCGACGCTCCGTACCTCAAGATGACCGGCGGTGGCCCAGGTACTGTCCCAGGCTCCTTGCCTGCCCGCAGGTTAGACGGATGGTCGGCGCGCCACAAGCGGATTCACGTCTCTGCCCGGGCAGGGAGGATGGATGGCGTCCGCAATGACTTCGCTTGACGAACCGAACGCGTCCCATTGACTGCAAGTGGCGAAGAGCACCATCGGAGATCGTCCGAGTAGCGACAACGACCGCGATCGACAACTCAATCCGGCCGGTCACGCCATCCTCCAGGACGGCCAGGACATCCAGCGAGGTTGTATCGATCTGCGCCACCTCGCCGGGGGAAGCTGCGGACGCGTCCGCAAGACGATCGAGGTTCACGCTGCCCAGTTGGAGACAAGGCACTGTCCTGTTGAAGTCGTGCGTCCTTAGGATCACGCCATGACTGCCGATGCCCCGCTCCCCCGAGAGTCGTTCCGGCGCCTCCAGCCGATGAGCGCGCCCAGGGCGGTTCCACAGTTGCCCCACCGCATCTGGACTGATGAGACTGGGACCGGATCCGGCCCGCGATCGTCCTTGGTGAGCCGACCGCCGACCTACGGGCCGGACTCGTGGAGCTGACTGCTCGGGCTTCAGGGAAGAGCAATCTTCCTTCGGGTGTGGTGGAACACAGTGCTCTGGGATTGCGTTCTGGATCGTGAGTATCGACCTGACACCACTTCACCAGGCAGGACAGAATGGCGGCATGCAGGTATGGAAGAAGGCCGTGCTCGTCTGCGCTGCGGTGTTTTCGGGTGTCATGGCCATTGCCCTGGTGGCGGTGGCGATTGGGGGTGACCTCGAGACAGCGGATCGTGCAGCAAGCGTGATCGGTTCGGTAGTCGGACTGGCCGGCCTGGTTCTCTCGCTGTGGGCATTGCCGGCCAGCCGGAGCGAGGGCGGGGCCCAGGCGTCAGGTGCCGGCGCAGTGGTGGCCGCAAGGAGCATTGGGCGGGCGGTAACCGGAGATCGGAACCGACTGTCAGGGCCTCCAAGTCCCGTTCCGTCATCGGCAGCCAGCACTGCATCGCCCGCTCCGATCCGGGCTGACGGCGATAGGTCAGTCGCGGCCGGTGAGTCGATTGGTGACGCCATCACGGGCGAGGGGAATATGTTGTGACGCCCCCACTTTGGCGTCGCAAAAGCCACCGTGAGTACCCGACAGCGACGGCCTCCGGAGAGCGTTCGGCAGCCGCGGGCGGCAGCCTAGGTTTTGCCAACACGGGTGACCACAATGTGATTCAGGTCGGACAGGTGGTGACGTACGGGGCAGTGCCTGTGGCGCGCTCGGCCTACTGGGAGCAGGTACGCCGGATCGCCCCGGAGACCTTGATGGAACGCGAACGCGAACTGGAGGAACTCACCCGGTTCTGCACGGCCGAGGATGCGCCCTCCTACGGATGGTGGCGGGCCGAGGCCTGGGCGGGGAAGACCGCCCTGCTGGCGTGGTTCGCTCTGCACCCGCCACAGGACGTACGGGTGGTGCCGTTCTTCATCACCGCACGGCTTGGTGCACACAACGACCGGCTGGCGTATGTCGATGTTGTTCTGGAGCAGCTGGCCGAACTCATCGGCGAAGCACTTCCGGCGCATCTGACCGGACCGACGAGAGAAGCGCACCTGCTACGTCTGTACGGCGAAGCGGCACGCACCTGTGCGCAACGCGGACAGCGCTTGGTTCTGCTGGTGGACGGACTGGACGAGGACCGGACGTGGACCACGAGCCCCGATGCGCACAGCATCGCCAGTCTGCTGCCTGACCGTCTGGAGGCGGGCATGCGGGTGATAGTCGCAGGCCGTCCCCATCCGCCGATCCCCAG
The sequence above is a segment of the Streptomyces asoensis genome. Coding sequences within it:
- a CDS encoding serine/threonine-protein kinase, which codes for MGLERMELPGYEIQEVLGQGGFATVYRARQLAVGREVALKVDSRVLSTPRDRQRFLREVTAAGQLSGHPHVVPVYDAGVLADNRPYMVLELCPGGSLGDRLHRQGPLPLKEARDIGVGLADAVAAAHAAGVLHRDIKPGNVMVNRYGGVALTDFGLAAMPRPGHELSVTREALTPAYAPPEAFHLAEPTPAGDVYSLAATVYALLRGCPPHYPDDGTQLSLAELIVRHTWPYPALPGVPAALNSVLRHAVASDPAQRLSDAGAFRDALAAVDLDDPDTVEAGAGGFGPVLGMTTVPSYRDASPSPYTQPRDAALPYGGAPPPVRDAGRTTAAVGPGGDGDGGRKGSRRPRLIAVLAAVAVSVSVSVTVVTYQNGQDHGGGDSRSTASPSSGATGENKAASGFGGVATTTENCPATGVDGVGGRCVATPECWSGITDISGIITVSRADCRTRHVWETFAIAPLPEDGMTNNARDLIKHPDVKALCSQQVMAESMVPGGREVADEWNVDILPPTASEWDKGLRVFRCVAAAVTQDGEKTGSQFAVQG